GGCGGCGCCGCGTCGCGATGTTGCGGGACTGGCTGGCCACCGAGCTCGCCGACGCAGGTGACACCATGCGCCGGACCGGAACCCCGGACCTGGCGGTGGCGACCTCGAAGACCTTCCGATCGTTGGCCCGGTTGACCGGCGCGGCGCCCTCGGGCGCAGGCCCACGGGTCAAGCGAACCCTCACCGCCGCTGGATTAAGACAGCTCATAGCTTTCATCTCTAGGATGACTGCGGCTGACCGTGCCGAACTGGAAGGGGTGAGTGCCGAGCGGGCACCACAGATCGTGGCCGGTGCTTTGGTAGCTGAAGCTAGTATGCGAGCACTGGATATCGATTCCGTCGACATTTGCCCCTGGGCGTTGCGAGAAGGGCTGATTCTGCGGAAACTCGACAGCGAGGCCGACGGCACAGCCTTGGTAGAGACGTCGGCGCGGGATGCCGGACGTTAAGGAAAAGCTAGCCCCAAAGGCAACATAGGTATGACAGGACCAGAAAACAGCCCATCCGGCACCCGGCCGATCTCGGTCGCGGAGTTGCTGGCAAAGAACGGGACGATCGGGGCACCCCCGGTCGGCGGTCGTCGTCGGCGTCGTCGCGGCAACAGCGACGCGGTGACCGTCGCCGAACTCACCGGTGAGATTCCGGTGATCACCGACGACATGGAGGTCGAGGCCGCCGAGCAACCGGTTCCCGCCCCTGACCCGCTGGTCGACACCGCAATCGTGGCGCCGATCCTGGACGAACCCCGCGAGGTTCGCGAACCCAGGGAACCGCGCGAACCCCGCGACGAGCCGCGTCCCCGCAACGGCGGGCCCCGGGGCAAGGGCGAGACGCGTCCGCCGCGGAGCAAGCCGGCGCCCCGGCCGGCCGAACCCGACGTCGCGCGCACCGACGCCGAGGACGACTACGACGCGCACGTGGCGGCGCGCGATGCCGATCCGGAACCCGTCGAGTTCCGTCCGCGCCCGCGTCGCCCGAAGTTCTCACCGCCAGCGCGGGACTATCAGCCGTCGGGCACCGGCGCCGAGCGGATGAGCCCCGACCCCCTCTACGACCTCGACGAGGATGCGGCAGACCCTGCGGACGCCTTGGTCGAGGCCGATGACCGCACCGTCGACTCCGTGGACGACTCGGTCTACGACGACTACGCGGATGACTACGGGGACAGTTCGTACTCCTCGCTCGGGCCGCTGTTCGGTGGTGAGTCCGTCGCCGACGACATGGCCCGCCGGCCCCGCGGCCGCTCCGGTTCCGACGACACCGAGCTCGAGCTCGACGAGGACCTGGGCGAGGGCGCGGTCGCGGCCGGCGACTTCGACGAGCACGACGATTTCGACGTGCGCGACGACTTCGACGAGCACGAGCCGGCCTCACCGCTGATGCGCGCGTTGTGGGTCGTCGGTCAGTGCATGATCGCGGTGGCCTTCGGCGCCGGCCTGTTCGTCGCTTTCGACCAGTTGTGGAAGTGGAACACCATCGTTGCGCTCGTGCTCGGGGTGCTGGTCATCCTCGGCCTGGCCGGGGGCGTGCGGGTGGTCCGCAAGACCGAGGACATCGGCAGCACGCTGACCGCCGTGGCGGTCGGGGCGCTGGTCACGTTCGGACCGTTGGCACTGCTGCAGGCGAGCTAGTACACGCGTACATAATTCGGCCAGTACACAATTAGGTCTGTGCGCCCAGCCATCAAGGTCGGCCTGTCCACCGCTTCGGTCTATCCGCTGAGGACGGAGGCTGCTTTCGAGTACGCCGCCCGGCTCGGCTACGACGGCGTCGAGCTGATGGTGTGGGCGGAGTCGGTCAGCCAGGACATCGATGCCATCGCGAAGATGTCCGCCCACTACGGGATCCCGGTGTTGTCGGTGCATGCGCCGTGCTTGCTGATCTCGCAGCGGGTGTGGGGCGCCAACCCGATCCCCAAGCTGGAACGCAGCGTGCGGGCCGCCGAACAACTGGGCGCGCAGACCGTCGTCGTGCATCCGCCGTTCCGGTGGCAGCGCCGCTACGCCGAGGGATTCAGCGAGCAGGTCGCCCAGCTGGAGGCCGACAGCGAGGTCCTGGTGGCGGTGGAGAATATGTTCCCGTTCCGGGCCGACCGGTTCTTCGGGGCGGGCGGCACCTCGATCGAACGGATGCGCAAGCGCGGCGGCCGCCCGGGGCCGGGCATCACCGCGTTCGCGCCGTCCTACGACCCGCTGGACGGCAACCACGCGCACTACACGCTCGATCTGAGCCACACCGCCACGGCAGGCACCGACGCCATGGAGATGGCCCAGCGCATGGGCGACGGCCTGGTGCACCTGCACCTGTGCGACGGCAAGGGCGCCTCGACCGATGAGCACCTGGTGCCCGGGCGCGGCACCCAGCCCGCCGCCGAGGTGTGCCAGATGCTGGCGGCAAGCGATTTCTCCGGCCACGTCGTGCTGGAAGTCACCACGTCGGCGGCCCGGACGGCCTCCGAACGGGAGGCGCTGCTGACCGAGTCGCTGCAGTTCGCCCGCACGCATCTGCTGCGCTGATCCCCGTCCCGGCCCCAACCCCTGAAGAGGACCGCATATGACCGGCTCCACCCTGTTCACCGACGCCATGGCCCTGTCCCCGGCCGGGGACGGGATCTATCACGGCGAGCTCAACGAGCACTGGACGATCGGGCCCAAGGTGCACGGCGGGGCGATGCTCGCGTTGTGCGCGAATGCCGCGCGAACCGAGCTGGGTTCGACCGCGCAGCCGATCGCCATGTCGGCGAACTACCTGTGGGCGCCGGATCCGGGGCCGATGCAGCTGGCCACCACGGTGCGCAAGCGCGGTCGTCGGATCGGCCTGGTCGAGGTCGAACTCCGGCAGGGCGAGCGCACGGCGGTGACGGCCTCGGTGACTCTCGGAGAGCCGGAACATCATGTGCCGCCGCTGCTGTCGTTCAACCCGGTGGTGCCGTTGATGACGCCGGAACCGCCACCCGGGCTGGAGTCGATCGGGCCGGGCCATCCCATGGAGCACGTCGTGCACCTGGCGCACGGCTGCGACATCCGGCCGGCGCTGCACACGATGGGGCCGCGTACCGATGGCGGCCCACCGGTTTTCGAGTACTGGGTGCGTCCCAAGGGTGTCGCTCCCGACGTCCTGTTCGCGCTTCTGTGCGGCGATGTGTCGGCGCCGGTCACCTTTGCCGTGGAACGCACCGGTTGGGCGCCCACGGTCCAGCTGACGGCCTATCTGAGGGCGCTGCCGGCCGATGGGTGGCTGCGGGTGATGTGCACCTCGGTGCAGATCGGGCAGGACTGGTTCGACGAGGACCACATCGTGGTCGACTGCGAGGGCCGGATCATCGTGCAGACACGGCAACTGGCGATGGTGCCCGCCCCGTCCTGACACCGGCGGCGTCCATGCGATCCCGGGACCGGGGCATGGAATGCTGTGGCCCATGTCGAGAATCGCGATCATCGGCGGCGGAAGCATGGGTGAGGCACTGCTGTCGGGACTGTTACGAGCTGGCAGGCAGGTCAAGGACCTGGTGGTCGCGGAGAAGTTTCCGGGCCGGGCCAAGTACCTGTCGGAGAAGTACTCGGTGCTGGTGACCTCGGTCGCGGATGCCGCCGACGCCGCAGGCTACGTCGTCATCGCGGTCAAGCCGGGCGACGTCGCGAACGTGATCGACGAGATCGCCGAGGCGGCCGTGAGTGCCGATACCGACACCGCCGAGCAGGTGTTCGTCTCCATCGCCGCCGGCGTGAGCACGTCGTACTACGAGAACAAGCTCCCGGCCGGTGCGCCGGTGGTCCGCGTCATGCCCAATGCGCCGATCGTGGTCGGCGGCGGCGTGAGCGCGCTGGCGCCGGGCCGGTTCGTCACCGCCGAGCAGCTCAAGGAGGTCTCGTCGATCTTCGACGCGGTCGGCGGCGTGATCACGGTCGGCGAATCGCAGCTGGACGCGGTGACAGCGGTGTCGGGCTCGGGCCCGGCCTACTTCTTCCTGATGGTCGAGGCCCTCGTCGACGCGGGCGTGGAATCGGGTCTGTCGCGTGCGGTGGCGACCGATCTGGCCGTCCAGACGATGGCCGGCTCCGCCGCGATGCTGCTGGAGCGCCTCGATGAGGTGAACGCCGCGGGAGGCGCCGCGCTGGACACCACACCGGCCCAATTGCGGGCGATGGTGACCTCGCCGGCCGGGACCACCGCCGCTGGGCTGCGGGAACTCGAGCGCGGTGGCCTGCGGTCCGCGGTGTCCAACGCCGTCCAGGCCGCGAAAACACGCTCTGAGCAGCTCGGAATTACATCTGAGTAATTAGATTAATTCCGACGGATTAGCCCACACCCGTCGCAGTAACCCCACCCGCCACGCTATTCTCCCTTTGTATGCGCGGGTCGGTGCCAGCGGTGGGGAAGCCGCTGGAACTGCCTGTGCCTGATTGATTGGGTTGCGATGACGTCTATGAACGGGCCATCGGCGCGGGATGCTGGCGACGGTCAGCCTCGAGCTCAATTTCTGACGGTCGCCGAGGTGGCGAGCTTGATGAGGGTCTCGAAGATGACGGTGTACCGGTTGGTGCACAACGGTGAACTGCCTGCGGTGCGAGTGGGCCGATCGTTCCGGGTCCACGCCAAGGCAGTCCACGATCTGCTGGAGTCTTCGTACTTCGACGCGGGCTGAGCACTCGGCGCGGCGGGCCGGGCGCGTAGACCAGGCTGGCGTTTTCCGTTTCGGTGGTTGGCCCGGGTAAAGTAACCAGGTCAATCATCAGCGGAGTAGCGGAGACACCGGGGTTTATGGGCTCAGTCATCAAGAAGCGGCGTAAGCGTATGTCGAAGAAGAAGCACCGCAAGCTGCTTCGGCGTACCCGGGTGCAGCGTAGAAAACTCGGCAAGTAGCCAACTGCTGCGGCCGCTAGGCTGAGCCGATGGATTCTGATGGTCGTTCGGGGGGACGCCCGACGGGAGTCCCCGGGTCTGCTGGCGGGGCCCAGTCGACAGACGCGGCTCCTCCACCGAAAGTGGTTCTGGTCACGGGTGCGTGCCGGTTCCTCGGCGGTTATCTGACCGCCAGGCTGGCGCAGAACCCGTCGATCGAGCATGTCATCGCCGTCGATGCGGTGGTGCCCAGCAAGGACCTGATGCGTCGGATGGGGCGGGCCGAGTTCGTCCGCGCCGACATCCGCAACCCGTTCATCGCCAAGGTGATCCGGAACGGGAACGTGGACACCGTCGTGCATGCCGCGGCGGCGTCGTACGCCCCCAGGTCCGGTGGCCGCGCCGCGTTGAAGGAACTCAACGTGATGGGCGCGATCCAGCTGTTCGCGGCCTGTCAGAAAACGCCGTCGGTCCGGCGGGTGGTGCTCAAGTCCACCTCCGAGGTGTACGGCGCGAGTTCGCGCGACCCGGTGATGTTCAGCGAGGAGAGCAGTGCTCGGCGTCCGCCGGGCGACGGCTTCGCGCGGGACAGCATCGACATCGAGGGTTATGCCCGCGGTCTGGCGCGGCGCCGCCCGGACATCGATGTGACGATCCTTCGGCTGGCCAACATGATCGGGCCGGCCATGGACACCGCGCTGTCGCGGTACCTCGCGGGGCCGATGGTCCCGTCGGTGGTCGGGCACGACGCGCGGCTGCAACTGCTGCACGAGCAGGACGCGCTCGGCGCGCTGGAGCGGGCCACGATGGCCGGCAAGGCGGGCACGTTCAACGTCGGCGCCTCGGGCATCATCATGATGAGCCAGGCGATCCGCCGATCCGGGCGAATTCGTGTCCCGGTGCCGCGCGGTGCGCTGTCGGCGATCAACTCCCTCAGTCGCGCAACGCGTTACACCGAACTCGACCGGGATCAGATGAACTATCTGAGCTACGGCCGGGTCATGGACACCACGCGCATGCACAGGGATCTGGGCTACAGTCCAAAGTGGACGACCGCCGAGGCGTTCGACGATTACGTCCGTGGTCGCGGATTGACTCCGATACTCGATCCGCGATGGGTACGCTCAATGGAGAGTCGCGCCGTGGGGGTGGCGCAGCGTTTGGGATATTGAACTGGCTCTACCGGGGTGGGAGAAGGTATCGACGTGGCGGGTGAGTCCAAAGCGAAAGTTATTCCGCTACATGGGAACTCAAGCCGTTCCTCGGCTGCGCGGCGGGCTGCGGCCAGGTCCGACAGCGCTCGCAGACATCCGTCGGTCCTGACCGATCCGGGTAGTCGCGCGTCGGCCGAGCAGATCGCTGCCGTGGTGCGGGAGATCGACCAGCACCGCAACACCGCGTCGGGTCAGTCGATGGCCGACGAGGGCCCGACCGAACTCGCCAAGCGGATCGCGGCGGTCTCGGAGTTCATCCGTACCCGGATGACCGGGGCTTACTCGGTAGACGAGTTCGGGTTCGATCCGCACATCACCAACGCAATCTTCTTGCCTTTGCTGAGAACCTTTTTCCGGTCCTGGTTCCGGGTCGAGGTGTCCGGCATCGAGAACCTCCCCGAGAGCGGGGCGGCGCTCGTCGTCGCCAACCATGCCGGGGTGCTGCCGTTCGACGGGCTGATGACCCAGGTGGCCGTGCACGACCATCACCCCTTGAATCGGGACCTGCGCCTGCTCGCCGCCGATCTGGTCTTCGATCTGCCGATGGTCGGACAGGCCGCACGCAAGGCCGGGCACACCGTCGCCTGCACCACAGATGCGCACCGGCTGCTGGCCAACGGTGAGCTCACCGCGGTCTTCCCCGAGGGTTTCAAAGGCCTGGGCAAGAACTTCAAGGACCGCTACAAGCTGCAGCGCTTCGGCCGCGGCGGGTTCGTTTCCGCAGCTCTACGGGCTCAGGCGCCGATCGTGCCGTGCTCGATCGTCGGGTCGGAGGAGATCTACCCGATGATGGCCGACGTCAAGCTGCTGGCCCGGTTGCTCGGTCTGCCGTACTTCCCGGTGACCCCGCTGTTCCCGCTGGCCGGCCCGCTCGGTTTGGTGCCGTTGCCGTCGAAGTGGCACATCCAGTTCGGTGAGCCCATCGAGACCACGGACTACGACGAGAGCGCCGCCGACGATCCGATGATCACCTTCGAGCTCACCGATCAGGTGCGCGAGACCATCCAGCACACGCTGTACCGGCTGCTGGCCGGCCGGCGAAACATGTTCTTCGGCTGAGTTTTTCATCGCAACAAGACAACTGCCCCTTCCCGTGCGGAAAGGGGCAGTGCTGGGTACCCGTCGGGGGACTTGCCGCGGGGCTCAGCCCTTTTGCCCAGCAATCATCTTGGCGATCGCGGCGTCGCGCGCCGCGGCGATCTGTGAACTGATCTCGTCGGCCTCGTCGATGGCGGCCTCACCCAGCATGGTGACGATGCTCGTGGCCACCGGGTTGCCGTCGTCGTCGGTGACCTCGGCGCGGACCTCGGCGATCACGGTGCCGTGCGATTCGATGACCGAGTCCAGGTACGAGTCGAACCACAGCTTGTCGCCGACCTTGATCGG
The genomic region above belongs to Mycolicibacterium sp. HK-90 and contains:
- a CDS encoding thioesterase family protein; this translates as MTGSTLFTDAMALSPAGDGIYHGELNEHWTIGPKVHGGAMLALCANAARTELGSTAQPIAMSANYLWAPDPGPMQLATTVRKRGRRIGLVEVELRQGERTAVTASVTLGEPEHHVPPLLSFNPVVPLMTPEPPPGLESIGPGHPMEHVVHLAHGCDIRPALHTMGPRTDGGPPVFEYWVRPKGVAPDVLFALLCGDVSAPVTFAVERTGWAPTVQLTAYLRALPADGWLRVMCTSVQIGQDWFDEDHIVVDCEGRIIVQTRQLAMVPAPS
- a CDS encoding AURKAIP1/COX24 domain-containing protein codes for the protein MGSVIKKRRKRMSKKKHRKLLRRTRVQRRKLGK
- a CDS encoding FUSC family protein; translation: MTGPENSPSGTRPISVAELLAKNGTIGAPPVGGRRRRRRGNSDAVTVAELTGEIPVITDDMEVEAAEQPVPAPDPLVDTAIVAPILDEPREVREPREPREPRDEPRPRNGGPRGKGETRPPRSKPAPRPAEPDVARTDAEDDYDAHVAARDADPEPVEFRPRPRRPKFSPPARDYQPSGTGAERMSPDPLYDLDEDAADPADALVEADDRTVDSVDDSVYDDYADDYGDSSYSSLGPLFGGESVADDMARRPRGRSGSDDTELELDEDLGEGAVAAGDFDEHDDFDVRDDFDEHEPASPLMRALWVVGQCMIAVAFGAGLFVAFDQLWKWNTIVALVLGVLVILGLAGGVRVVRKTEDIGSTLTAVAVGALVTFGPLALLQAS
- a CDS encoding lysophospholipid acyltransferase family protein; protein product: MAGESKAKVIPLHGNSSRSSAARRAAARSDSARRHPSVLTDPGSRASAEQIAAVVREIDQHRNTASGQSMADEGPTELAKRIAAVSEFIRTRMTGAYSVDEFGFDPHITNAIFLPLLRTFFRSWFRVEVSGIENLPESGAALVVANHAGVLPFDGLMTQVAVHDHHPLNRDLRLLAADLVFDLPMVGQAARKAGHTVACTTDAHRLLANGELTAVFPEGFKGLGKNFKDRYKLQRFGRGGFVSAALRAQAPIVPCSIVGSEEIYPMMADVKLLARLLGLPYFPVTPLFPLAGPLGLVPLPSKWHIQFGEPIETTDYDESAADDPMITFELTDQVRETIQHTLYRLLAGRRNMFFG
- a CDS encoding SDR family oxidoreductase, which encodes MDSDGRSGGRPTGVPGSAGGAQSTDAAPPPKVVLVTGACRFLGGYLTARLAQNPSIEHVIAVDAVVPSKDLMRRMGRAEFVRADIRNPFIAKVIRNGNVDTVVHAAAASYAPRSGGRAALKELNVMGAIQLFAACQKTPSVRRVVLKSTSEVYGASSRDPVMFSEESSARRPPGDGFARDSIDIEGYARGLARRRPDIDVTILRLANMIGPAMDTALSRYLAGPMVPSVVGHDARLQLLHEQDALGALERATMAGKAGTFNVGASGIIMMSQAIRRSGRIRVPVPRGALSAINSLSRATRYTELDRDQMNYLSYGRVMDTTRMHRDLGYSPKWTTAEAFDDYVRGRGLTPILDPRWVRSMESRAVGVAQRLGY
- a CDS encoding sugar phosphate isomerase/epimerase — protein: MRPAIKVGLSTASVYPLRTEAAFEYAARLGYDGVELMVWAESVSQDIDAIAKMSAHYGIPVLSVHAPCLLISQRVWGANPIPKLERSVRAAEQLGAQTVVVHPPFRWQRRYAEGFSEQVAQLEADSEVLVAVENMFPFRADRFFGAGGTSIERMRKRGGRPGPGITAFAPSYDPLDGNHAHYTLDLSHTATAGTDAMEMAQRMGDGLVHLHLCDGKGASTDEHLVPGRGTQPAAEVCQMLAASDFSGHVVLEVTTSAARTASEREALLTESLQFARTHLLR
- a CDS encoding cell division/environmental response transcriptional regulator, encoding MTSMNGPSARDAGDGQPRAQFLTVAEVASLMRVSKMTVYRLVHNGELPAVRVGRSFRVHAKAVHDLLESSYFDAG
- the proC gene encoding pyrroline-5-carboxylate reductase; the encoded protein is MSRIAIIGGGSMGEALLSGLLRAGRQVKDLVVAEKFPGRAKYLSEKYSVLVTSVADAADAAGYVVIAVKPGDVANVIDEIAEAAVSADTDTAEQVFVSIAAGVSTSYYENKLPAGAPVVRVMPNAPIVVGGGVSALAPGRFVTAEQLKEVSSIFDAVGGVITVGESQLDAVTAVSGSGPAYFFLMVEALVDAGVESGLSRAVATDLAVQTMAGSAAMLLERLDEVNAAGGAALDTTPAQLRAMVTSPAGTTAAGLRELERGGLRSAVSNAVQAAKTRSEQLGITSE